One Chitinophaga sp. H8 DNA window includes the following coding sequences:
- a CDS encoding LytR/AlgR family response regulator transcription factor: MLSCLIIDDEPLAREVLAGYIATLDELQLLASFNNAFDALEYLQHHTADILLLDIQMPEMNGIDFLKSLEQPPITVFTTAFRDYAFEGFELGVIDFLLKPISKARFQVSVEKIKDFLSLKAANAALELSNQRPEFIFVKSGVKKIKLFFAEVTHIQGLKDYAIIHAASGKIVTKGSIKFMEELFPAHLFIRVHKSFIVSKNKVKHIEKNKIIINDHHIPIGRSYKEALIKQINRII, from the coding sequence ATGTTAAGTTGTTTAATTATCGATGATGAACCACTTGCCCGCGAGGTATTGGCTGGTTACATAGCCACACTGGATGAGTTACAGCTCCTGGCAAGTTTCAATAACGCTTTTGATGCCCTCGAATATCTGCAGCATCATACAGCAGATATACTATTGCTGGATATCCAGATGCCGGAGATGAACGGGATTGATTTTTTAAAATCATTGGAACAGCCGCCCATCACGGTGTTTACTACGGCATTCCGGGATTATGCTTTTGAAGGTTTTGAGCTGGGTGTGATTGACTTTTTATTAAAACCCATATCAAAAGCACGTTTCCAGGTGTCGGTCGAAAAAATAAAAGATTTTCTGTCGCTGAAAGCAGCGAATGCTGCGCTTGAATTAAGTAACCAGAGACCGGAGTTCATTTTTGTAAAGAGTGGCGTAAAAAAGATAAAGCTTTTTTTTGCCGAGGTGACCCATATTCAGGGACTAAAAGATTATGCGATTATACATGCAGCGTCGGGGAAAATTGTAACAAAGGGTTCCATTAAATTTATGGAAGAACTGTTTCCTGCGCATTTATTTATACGGGTACATAAGTCTTTTATTGTTTCGAAAAACAAAGTAAAGCATATTGAAAAAAACAAGATCATTATAAATGACCATCATATACCGATTGGAAGAAGTTATAAAGAAGCACTCATAAAACAGATAAATAGGATTATCTGA
- a CDS encoding VOC family protein produces MNTKKIWANFGVQDLARTTKFYKDLGFKPNGASEQLTSFFFGDDNFIIHFFLRDILTPAMKGPIADVKAGNEIIFTLAAGSKEEVNNWEKEIRQAGGTIISRPEAFGEGYYGFVFADPDGHKFNVFHM; encoded by the coding sequence ATGAACACAAAAAAGATCTGGGCCAATTTCGGGGTTCAGGATTTAGCACGAACCACTAAATTCTATAAAGACCTCGGATTTAAACCTAACGGCGCATCGGAGCAGCTGACCAGCTTCTTCTTTGGCGATGACAACTTTATTATTCATTTCTTCCTGAGAGATATACTGACCCCCGCGATGAAGGGCCCTATTGCTGATGTCAAAGCCGGGAATGAAATTATTTTCACGCTTGCTGCCGGTAGTAAGGAAGAAGTAAATAACTGGGAGAAAGAGATCCGGCAAGCCGGCGGCACAATAATTTCCAGGCCGGAAGCGTTTGGAGAGGGATATTACGGTTTTGTATTTGCTGATCCTGACGGGCATAAGTTCAATGTATTTCATATGTAG
- a CDS encoding endonuclease/exonuclease/phosphatase family protein, translating to MKTMILSALCLFTSVRWCNAQQAAGAQQQQKTIRVMSYNIRIASPPSTNWGGTDLAAIAKVINANKPDLVALQEVDAFTERSGKSSDQAKELGEMTGMHYFFAKAVDRSGGDYGVAVLSRYPIEESHAYRLPPVPGSEGEVRGLAFIVVKPFGNKQKVGFLCTHLDHKSDDDRRFQAQKVLEISEKYKKLPIILGADLNMEASNKVMEVIKSKYFMNCTDCPLTFPETNPRMTIDYLLTNKVAAKRFKVENYRTIEEKYASDHLPLMADFIAVK from the coding sequence ATGAAAACGATGATACTATCAGCCCTCTGCCTGTTTACCAGTGTGAGGTGGTGTAATGCACAACAGGCAGCAGGAGCGCAACAACAGCAAAAGACGATCCGGGTGATGAGCTATAATATTCGTATAGCCAGCCCTCCGTCTACCAATTGGGGTGGTACTGATCTGGCAGCTATCGCTAAAGTGATCAACGCTAATAAACCCGACCTGGTAGCATTACAGGAGGTGGATGCTTTTACTGAACGTTCCGGCAAATCATCTGATCAGGCTAAAGAATTGGGGGAGATGACCGGCATGCATTATTTCTTTGCCAAAGCAGTAGACCGCTCCGGCGGAGATTATGGGGTAGCGGTATTATCCCGTTATCCGATAGAAGAAAGCCATGCTTACCGCCTCCCTCCGGTGCCAGGCTCTGAGGGGGAAGTACGCGGACTTGCTTTTATCGTGGTAAAACCTTTTGGTAATAAACAGAAAGTAGGATTCCTTTGTACGCACCTGGATCATAAGTCGGATGATGACCGGCGCTTTCAGGCACAAAAGGTGCTGGAGATCTCGGAGAAATATAAAAAGCTGCCCATCATCCTGGGAGCCGACCTCAACATGGAGGCCAGCAATAAAGTGATGGAGGTGATCAAAAGCAAATACTTTATGAACTGCACCGATTGCCCGCTCACTTTCCCGGAAACAAACCCCCGGATGACGATCGACTATCTGCTCACCAATAAGGTAGCTGCCAAACGTTTTAAAGTGGAAAACTACCGGACCATAGAAGAAAAATATGCCTCAGATCATTTACCGCTGATGGCCGATTTTATCGCAGTGAAGTAA
- a CDS encoding helix-turn-helix domain-containing protein yields the protein MMTNIDAINTNYSSDLIDQMLDNIKPEEQEQTDYKMKLAAKIYAGLKSKGWKSLDLAKALNLKSPSLVSKWLSGTHNFTIDTLVDIQRALNIRLLDVELLPAPPTLNMNFTVAVAPASLREDIYEPLQKVIDEAGGLQSTKVAVVY from the coding sequence ATGATGACAAACATTGATGCGATAAATACAAATTATTCCAGTGATCTGATAGATCAGATGTTGGATAATATTAAGCCTGAGGAGCAGGAACAAACAGATTACAAAATGAAGCTGGCCGCAAAAATCTATGCAGGACTTAAATCCAAAGGTTGGAAAAGCCTCGATCTGGCTAAGGCATTAAATTTAAAAAGCCCTTCACTTGTTTCCAAATGGTTAAGCGGGACCCATAATTTTACCATCGATACACTGGTTGACATTCAACGTGCGCTGAATATAAGGTTACTGGATGTTGAATTATTACCGGCCCCACCAACGCTAAACATGAATTTCACTGTTGCTGTAGCACCTGCTTCATTGCGTGAAGATATTTACGAGCCCCTGCAAAAAGTAATTGATGAGGCAGGGGGCTTACAATCAACAAAGGTTGCTGTCGTTTATTGA
- a CDS encoding LLM class flavin-dependent oxidoreductase produces MELGISTFGEVQPEGVSGEARQSYLRMQELIAEAKQADEVGLDVFALGEHHRPDFIISAPEVALAAVAAVTKRIRLSSAVTVLSSADPVRVFQNFATLDLISGGRAEIMAGRGSFTESFPLFGYSLNDYNELFIEKLELLTLLNTQEVVSWKGKHRAPFIQRGIYPRPYQPAIPIWLAVGGTPASAVRAGKMNMPMTLAILGGRPSQYVPFINLYRQSAQEAGHDPASLQLGINAHCYIADDPDQAADEFFPSYEKLMNRVGKERGWSPITREQFDYMCMPEGPLLVGSPQQVADKIIYQHGLFKHTRFLAQLVKGYIDHEKVMKAITLFGTKVAPIVKEALG; encoded by the coding sequence ATGGAATTAGGTATCAGTACATTTGGAGAAGTGCAGCCGGAAGGTGTATCCGGTGAAGCCAGGCAGTCATATTTGCGGATGCAGGAGCTGATAGCAGAAGCGAAGCAGGCAGATGAAGTAGGGCTGGATGTATTTGCATTGGGAGAGCATCATCGTCCGGACTTTATTATTTCCGCGCCCGAGGTAGCACTGGCAGCAGTAGCAGCAGTGACTAAACGTATCCGGTTATCCAGTGCGGTAACGGTGCTCAGCTCTGCTGACCCGGTACGGGTATTCCAAAATTTTGCTACGCTGGACCTGATTTCCGGCGGACGGGCAGAGATCATGGCGGGCAGGGGTTCTTTTACCGAATCATTTCCTTTGTTTGGCTATAGTTTGAATGACTACAATGAACTGTTTATAGAGAAGCTGGAATTACTAACGTTATTGAATACACAGGAAGTGGTATCCTGGAAGGGAAAGCACCGTGCACCATTTATCCAGCGGGGTATTTACCCAAGGCCGTATCAGCCGGCTATCCCTATCTGGCTGGCCGTAGGCGGCACACCGGCATCTGCCGTAAGAGCAGGTAAGATGAATATGCCCATGACGCTGGCTATCCTGGGTGGAAGGCCCAGCCAGTATGTCCCTTTTATCAACCTGTACCGGCAGTCGGCACAGGAAGCAGGGCACGATCCGGCATCCCTGCAACTGGGCATTAACGCCCACTGCTACATTGCTGATGATCCTGATCAGGCGGCAGATGAGTTCTTCCCGTCTTATGAAAAGCTGATGAACCGGGTAGGGAAAGAAAGGGGCTGGTCGCCCATTACACGGGAACAGTTTGATTACATGTGTATGCCCGAAGGACCATTGCTGGTGGGTAGCCCGCAACAGGTAGCCGACAAGATCATCTATCAGCACGGGCTGTTTAAGCATACCCGCTTTCTCGCACAATTAGTAAAAGGATATATTGATCACGAAAAAGTGATGAAAGCGATCACGCTGTTTGGC
- a CDS encoding ABC transporter permease, whose translation MFKNYFKTAWRNLLKNKGYSVINIAGLAMGIAVALLIGLWIWDELSYDTFHQHYHRTAQVLQQQTFNGKAETRNGIPIPLANELRTNYGSDFKYVALSTYTKNHILSSGDKQLIQSGNFMEPDAPDMFSLKMLKGTRNGLKDPASILLSEKVAVSLFGNIDPVGTLIRLDDSVNVKVAGVYENLPYNSTLREVTFIAPWSLYASLEESVRNSENRWNNNGWQLYVQLADHADMEQVSAKIQSVKLQRTDASDAAFKPALSLHPMSKWHLYAFARNSRDVTGKVQYLWMFGSIGVFVLLLACINFMNLSTAQSEKRAKEVGVRKAVGSLRGQLIWQFLIESVLISVIALLVSLVLVLVALPVFNTLAGKQIILPWDNIYCWPLLLGITVFTGLMAGSYPALYLSGFGVVKVLKGTYKAGRPATLPRKVLVVLQFSIAVILFIGTITVFRQIHHTKDRPVGYSREGLITVETITPAIHSHFAAVRNDLLNTGMVAEAATSYSPATELRNEQSNFDWKGKTPGGTYVFGTMGVSQEYGKTVGWQIADGRDFSRSFTTDAMGFVINESAKKYMGLKNPIGETVHWMGYQFTIIGVVKDMVIQSPYEAVKPMIFYIAPWQLNVINIRIKPGASPHAAVEKIAGVFKKYNPEEPFNYKFVDETYAVKFSDEERIGRLTTIFTILAMLISCMGLFGLASYITQQRTKEIGVRKILGASVFNLWRLLAKDFIVLVLIALLIAFPVAYYCMQAWLQHYTYHATVPWWVFPLVGISVLFITLLTVSYQGIKTALVNPVKSLKME comes from the coding sequence GTGTTCAAAAACTATTTCAAAACTGCCTGGAGAAATCTGCTGAAGAACAAAGGTTATTCAGTTATTAATATTGCAGGCCTGGCGATGGGGATAGCAGTAGCCCTGCTGATTGGGTTGTGGATATGGGATGAATTATCATACGATACTTTTCATCAGCATTACCACCGGACCGCGCAGGTATTGCAGCAGCAAACCTTTAACGGGAAAGCGGAAACAAGGAACGGGATTCCTATTCCACTGGCCAATGAACTCCGCACGAATTATGGCAGCGACTTCAAATATGTAGCGTTATCCACTTATACTAAAAATCATATTTTATCCTCCGGTGATAAACAACTGATACAATCCGGCAACTTTATGGAGCCGGATGCCCCTGACATGTTCAGCCTGAAAATGCTGAAGGGCACGCGGAACGGATTGAAAGACCCTGCATCTATTTTATTGTCTGAAAAGGTGGCGGTTTCTTTATTTGGCAACATTGATCCGGTGGGTACACTGATCCGGTTGGATGATAGCGTAAACGTGAAGGTAGCAGGAGTTTATGAAAATCTACCTTATAACAGTACACTCCGGGAAGTTACTTTTATAGCCCCCTGGAGTCTGTATGCTTCTTTAGAGGAAAGTGTCAGGAACTCCGAAAACAGATGGAATAATAATGGGTGGCAACTGTATGTACAACTGGCAGATCATGCAGATATGGAGCAGGTATCTGCTAAGATTCAGTCCGTGAAACTGCAACGGACAGATGCCTCAGACGCCGCTTTTAAACCCGCCCTTTCTCTTCATCCGATGTCGAAGTGGCATCTGTATGCGTTTGCCAGGAATAGCAGGGATGTCACCGGCAAGGTCCAGTATCTGTGGATGTTTGGCAGTATAGGGGTATTTGTGTTGCTGCTGGCCTGTATCAACTTTATGAATCTGAGCACGGCACAGAGTGAAAAAAGAGCAAAAGAAGTAGGAGTAAGAAAAGCAGTGGGGTCGTTGCGCGGACAACTTATCTGGCAGTTTCTTATTGAATCTGTATTAATTTCAGTAATAGCACTGCTGGTATCGCTCGTGCTGGTACTGGTAGCACTACCGGTATTTAATACGCTGGCCGGCAAACAGATAATCCTGCCCTGGGACAACATCTATTGCTGGCCGCTCCTGCTGGGCATTACGGTATTTACAGGACTGATGGCGGGTAGTTATCCAGCCCTTTATCTCTCGGGTTTCGGAGTGGTGAAAGTACTGAAGGGCACCTATAAAGCGGGCCGCCCGGCCACACTCCCACGTAAGGTATTGGTAGTATTGCAGTTCTCCATTGCCGTGATCCTATTCATCGGCACGATTACTGTTTTCCGGCAGATCCATCATACAAAAGACCGTCCGGTAGGCTATAGCCGCGAGGGCCTCATCACTGTAGAAACTATTACGCCCGCTATACATAGCCACTTTGCCGCGGTGCGGAATGACCTGTTGAATACCGGTATGGTAGCAGAAGCCGCTACTTCTTACAGCCCGGCAACAGAATTGCGGAATGAACAATCCAATTTTGACTGGAAAGGTAAAACACCCGGAGGCACTTACGTTTTTGGCACCATGGGCGTATCCCAGGAATATGGAAAAACGGTAGGCTGGCAAATAGCAGATGGCCGGGATTTTTCCCGTTCCTTCACCACAGACGCTATGGGGTTTGTGATCAACGAATCAGCTAAAAAATATATGGGGCTGAAAAATCCTATAGGCGAAACCGTGCATTGGATGGGTTATCAGTTTACCATCATCGGTGTGGTAAAAGATATGGTGATCCAATCTCCTTATGAGGCTGTAAAACCAATGATCTTTTATATTGCTCCCTGGCAGCTGAATGTGATCAACATCCGTATCAAGCCGGGAGCAAGCCCCCATGCCGCAGTGGAAAAAATAGCCGGTGTATTCAAAAAATATAATCCCGAAGAACCCTTTAACTACAAGTTTGTAGATGAAACATATGCGGTAAAATTCTCCGATGAAGAGCGTATAGGCCGGCTCACTACCATTTTTACGATACTGGCGATGCTTATCTCCTGCATGGGCTTATTTGGCCTTGCCTCCTATATTACCCAACAGCGGACTAAAGAAATCGGTGTACGGAAAATCCTCGGCGCCTCTGTATTCAACCTGTGGCGCTTGCTGGCAAAAGACTTTATTGTACTGGTGCTGATTGCGCTGCTGATTGCTTTCCCGGTTGCTTACTATTGTATGCAGGCCTGGCTGCAACATTATACCTATCATGCCACTGTACCCTGGTGGGTATTTCCCTTGGTAGGGATCAGCGTATTGTTTATCACCCTGCTTACCGTAAGTTATCAGGGCATCAAAACTGCGTTGGTAAATCCGGTAAAAAGTTTGAAAATGGAATAA
- a CDS encoding ADP-ribosylglycohydrolase family protein, which produces MKKTIYSLGLGMLLCCGTAIAQVKSSTQAGKKLPAKIRMSKEQLKDKVKGGWAGQTIGVTFGWPTEFQYQGTFIQDYETIPWREDYVNEAMTTFPGLYDDVYVDLTFVDVFEKKGMNATPADFGNAFAGAKYMLWHANLAGRYNLQQGIPATQSGHWLNNPHADDIDFQIEADFAGLMSPGMPNAATEICDRVGRIMNSGDGWYGGVFIANMYALAFVSDDIPFIVREALKTIPTQSKFYQCVSDVIKWHAKYPNNWKQTWFELQSKWAEDIGCPSMVFHPLNIDAKLNSAYVAMGLLYGGGDFTKTMEIATRVGQDSDCNPASAGGILGTIMGYSKIPAYWMGPLQKAEQRNFSYTDYSLEKVYATGFKHAVENISKYNGKVDGDYVEIPYTATKTVKFEENFSGHFPKGRKPLGVVITDKTSFTFDGIGFVLRGYARRKSENTPHHVIQAAMYIDGKEIEKVNLPTDYSLSRADLFWRYQLPKGKHEVEIRILNPTEGYDIVTNDILEYDTQPHNGMRK; this is translated from the coding sequence ATGAAAAAGACTATTTATTCCTTGGGATTAGGAATGCTGCTATGCTGCGGTACTGCTATAGCGCAGGTAAAGAGCTCCACACAGGCAGGTAAGAAATTGCCTGCGAAGATCAGGATGTCTAAAGAGCAGTTGAAAGACAAGGTAAAAGGTGGATGGGCAGGACAAACCATCGGGGTTACTTTTGGCTGGCCTACAGAGTTCCAATACCAGGGAACTTTCATCCAGGATTATGAAACAATCCCCTGGAGAGAAGATTATGTGAATGAGGCCATGACCACTTTCCCGGGATTGTATGATGATGTATATGTAGATCTCACCTTTGTGGATGTATTCGAAAAGAAAGGAATGAATGCTACTCCTGCCGATTTTGGTAATGCATTTGCCGGGGCTAAATATATGTTATGGCATGCCAACCTGGCGGGCCGTTATAACCTGCAACAGGGCATTCCTGCTACACAATCCGGCCACTGGCTCAATAACCCGCATGCGGATGATATCGATTTTCAGATCGAAGCGGATTTTGCCGGCCTGATGAGTCCGGGTATGCCGAATGCAGCTACAGAGATCTGCGACCGCGTAGGACGTATCATGAACTCCGGCGACGGCTGGTATGGCGGGGTATTCATCGCCAACATGTATGCGCTGGCTTTTGTAAGCGATGATATTCCTTTCATCGTTCGGGAAGCACTGAAAACCATCCCCACCCAAAGTAAATTCTATCAGTGTGTGTCTGATGTAATCAAATGGCATGCAAAATATCCGAACAACTGGAAACAAACCTGGTTTGAATTACAGTCTAAATGGGCGGAAGATATCGGATGTCCCAGCATGGTGTTCCATCCGTTGAATATCGATGCTAAACTCAACTCTGCATATGTAGCGATGGGACTGCTGTATGGTGGCGGCGACTTCACCAAAACAATGGAAATCGCTACCCGCGTAGGACAGGACTCCGACTGTAACCCTGCTTCTGCAGGTGGTATCCTGGGCACCATCATGGGCTATAGCAAAATCCCTGCATACTGGATGGGACCATTGCAAAAAGCAGAACAACGCAATTTCAGCTATACCGACTACTCACTGGAAAAGGTATACGCTACCGGCTTTAAACATGCCGTGGAAAACATCAGTAAGTATAACGGTAAAGTAGATGGCGACTATGTAGAGATCCCTTATACAGCTACTAAAACAGTGAAGTTTGAAGAAAACTTCAGCGGTCATTTTCCGAAAGGACGTAAGCCGTTGGGTGTAGTGATCACAGATAAAACCTCCTTCACCTTTGATGGCATCGGTTTTGTATTGCGCGGATATGCACGCAGAAAGAGCGAAAATACCCCACATCATGTGATTCAGGCTGCCATGTATATCGATGGTAAGGAAATAGAAAAAGTGAACTTACCTACAGATTACTCCTTAAGCCGTGCCGACCTGTTCTGGAGATACCAGCTGCCTAAAGGAAAGCATGAAGTGGAAATCAGGATCCTGAACCCAACAGAAGGTTATGATATCGTGACCAATGATATACTGGAATACGATACACAACCACATAACGGTATGAGGAAATAA
- a CDS encoding sensor histidine kinase yields the protein MIPGKLNSSKWIYTVFWVLVTVIFLYDTRYLITKAGLPFFLICAAVRIALLIGLAWINLNILIPRYLFRKRYILYFVWVLLLIAGYLVIQSVYDYYLYGFIIGPNRGGLLSASLLYNFTHTSLYLLLTVALKFSIDWYEQKKLLQEIKMAQLQTEVNFLRSQVNPHFLFNALNNLYALTIKKSDQAPDMVLKLSELMEYMLYESNADEVPLEKEINYLHNYLELEKIRQGNGADIRLTVNGNTEDCRIPPFLILPIVENAFKHGISKIVHHAYLHITIEITEVLTVKVLNNKLNVQQAEESGGIGLANLKKRLDLLYPAAHTLDIMNGAIQHEVILKIDRLC from the coding sequence ATGATACCTGGAAAATTGAACAGCAGCAAATGGATTTATACGGTTTTTTGGGTTTTGGTGACAGTCATTTTTCTTTATGATACCAGGTATCTTATTACAAAAGCCGGTTTGCCGTTTTTTCTTATTTGCGCTGCTGTTCGCATAGCACTACTTATCGGACTTGCCTGGATTAATTTAAATATCCTGATTCCGCGTTATCTTTTCCGGAAGCGGTACATCCTTTATTTTGTATGGGTATTGCTGCTTATTGCAGGGTATCTGGTTATCCAGAGTGTATACGATTATTATTTGTACGGCTTTATCATTGGCCCCAACAGAGGCGGGCTGTTATCCGCATCACTGCTATATAACTTCACACATACTTCGCTTTATTTGTTATTGACGGTGGCACTGAAATTCAGTATAGACTGGTATGAACAAAAGAAACTGTTGCAGGAAATAAAAATGGCGCAACTGCAAACGGAAGTAAATTTCCTGAGGTCGCAGGTAAACCCGCACTTTCTTTTCAATGCCCTGAATAACCTGTATGCACTCACTATCAAAAAATCGGACCAGGCGCCGGACATGGTGTTAAAGCTGTCTGAGCTGATGGAATACATGCTTTATGAAAGCAATGCTGATGAGGTGCCGCTGGAAAAAGAGATCAATTATTTACACAATTACCTGGAGCTGGAAAAAATCCGGCAGGGCAATGGCGCCGACATCCGGCTCACGGTGAACGGAAATACGGAGGATTGCCGCATCCCTCCTTTTCTGATATTGCCAATTGTGGAAAATGCATTTAAACATGGCATCAGTAAAATAGTACATCACGCTTACCTTCATATTACGATTGAGATAACGGAGGTGCTTACCGTAAAGGTGCTTAACAATAAACTTAATGTTCAACAAGCGGAGGAGAGTGGCGGGATTGGCCTGGCAAATCTGAAAAAAAGACTGGACCTTTTATATCCTGCCGCACATACATTGGATATTATGAATGGTGCCATTCAACATGAAGTCATCCTGAAAATAGACCGCTTATGTTAA